In the genome of Rhodoferax sp. BAB1, one region contains:
- the infB gene encoding translation initiation factor IF-2 yields the protein MSSTTVAEFATELKKSTDTLLEQLKSAGVPKASAADTLTDADKQRLLGFLQASHGTATAERKKITLTKKSTTEIKQADASGKARTIQVEVRKKRTFIRREDGSDVVEGGGAEPVEEAPVVASAPAPAVDNAELVRREEEARRQAELIRRQEEDLAEKRRQREESEKREREAEERAASYAATEDEKKAQASTSKAEASAEAADAAAARATAQAEAREKAAAESKARADEEAARALDLNDRRRKAEAEAAAIRSMMATPAKKAPPPPPPKKEEPKAAMKGTLHKPAAGSTVAKPAKPAGTGAAAPAGAGKEVKSAKLSSSWAGDPAKKKAIPTRGDTSGGVGRSSWRGGPRGKRGHDRDDQHAQAAPVEARVVEVHVPETITVAELAHKMAVKASEVIKHLMKLGQMVTINQPLDQDTAMIVVEEMGHKAIVAALDDPEAFTDEEVSEQHGESLPRAPVVTVMGHVDHGKTSLLDYIRRAKVAAGEAGGITQHIGAYHVETPRGMISFLDTPGHEAFTAMRARGAQATDIVILVVAADDGVMPQTREAIKHAKAAGVPIVVAINKIDKPDANPDRVKQELVVEEVVPEEFGGDSPFVPVSAKTGQGIDALLEQVLLQAEVLELKAPVDAMAKGLVIEAKLDKGRGPVATVLVQTGTLKTGDVVLAGQTYGRVRAMLDENGKPIKSAGPSIPVEIQGLTEVPQAGDEFMVLSDERRAREIATYRAGKFRNTKLAKQQAAKLENMFTDISAGEVKTVPIIVKADVQGSQEALAASLLKLSTEEVKVQLVYAAVGGISESDVNLAIASKAIIIGFNTRADAGARKLAEGNDVEIRYYNIIYDAVDELKAAMSGMLAPEKREEVIGMAEIRTVFVASKIGTVAGCMVTAGYVTRSAHFRLLRDNVVIYTGELDSLKRMKDDVREVKEGFECGIKLKNYNDIKENDQLEFFEVKEIARTL from the coding sequence ATGTCCAGTACGACCGTCGCCGAGTTTGCAACCGAACTCAAGAAGTCAACCGATACCCTGCTTGAGCAGCTCAAGTCCGCCGGCGTGCCCAAGGCTTCCGCCGCCGACACGCTGACCGATGCCGACAAGCAGCGCCTGCTGGGTTTCCTGCAGGCCAGCCACGGCACGGCCACGGCCGAGCGCAAGAAGATCACGCTGACCAAGAAGTCGACCACCGAGATCAAGCAGGCCGACGCCAGTGGCAAGGCCCGCACCATCCAGGTCGAAGTCCGCAAGAAGCGCACCTTCATCCGCCGTGAAGACGGCAGCGATGTGGTCGAGGGCGGCGGCGCCGAGCCGGTGGAAGAAGCCCCGGTGGTGGCCAGCGCACCGGCGCCCGCGGTGGACAACGCCGAACTCGTGCGCCGCGAGGAAGAAGCACGCCGCCAGGCCGAGCTGATCCGCCGCCAGGAGGAAGATCTGGCCGAGAAGCGCCGCCAGCGCGAGGAAAGCGAAAAGCGCGAGCGTGAAGCCGAAGAGCGCGCCGCCAGCTACGCCGCGACGGAAGACGAGAAAAAAGCCCAGGCTTCGACCAGCAAGGCCGAAGCCAGCGCCGAGGCTGCCGATGCCGCCGCCGCGCGTGCAACAGCACAGGCCGAGGCACGCGAGAAAGCCGCCGCCGAATCGAAGGCGCGTGCCGACGAAGAGGCCGCACGAGCGCTGGACCTGAACGACCGCCGCCGCAAGGCCGAGGCCGAAGCCGCGGCCATCCGCTCCATGATGGCGACACCGGCCAAGAAGGCACCGCCCCCGCCGCCGCCCAAGAAGGAAGAGCCGAAGGCTGCCATGAAGGGCACCCTGCACAAACCGGCGGCTGGCAGCACGGTCGCCAAACCGGCCAAACCCGCTGGTACCGGTGCCGCAGCACCCGCTGGCGCCGGCAAGGAAGTCAAGTCGGCCAAGCTCTCCAGCAGCTGGGCCGGAGATCCGGCCAAGAAAAAGGCCATCCCCACCCGCGGCGACACCAGTGGTGGCGTTGGCCGCAGCAGCTGGCGCGGTGGCCCGCGCGGCAAGCGCGGTCACGACCGTGATGATCAGCATGCCCAGGCCGCACCGGTCGAAGCCCGCGTCGTCGAGGTGCATGTGCCCGAGACCATCACCGTGGCCGAGCTGGCGCACAAGATGGCGGTCAAGGCCTCCGAGGTGATCAAGCACCTGATGAAGCTGGGCCAGATGGTCACCATCAACCAGCCGCTGGACCAGGACACGGCCATGATCGTGGTCGAGGAAATGGGCCACAAGGCCATCGTGGCGGCGCTGGACGATCCGGAAGCCTTCACCGACGAGGAAGTGTCGGAGCAGCACGGCGAATCGCTGCCGCGCGCGCCGGTTGTGACCGTCATGGGCCACGTCGACCACGGCAAGACCTCGCTGCTGGACTACATCCGCCGCGCCAAGGTGGCCGCGGGCGAGGCCGGCGGCATCACGCAGCACATCGGCGCCTACCACGTGGAAACGCCGCGCGGCATGATCTCCTTCCTGGACACCCCGGGTCACGAGGCCTTCACGGCCATGCGTGCCCGTGGCGCCCAGGCGACCGACATCGTGATCCTGGTGGTGGCCGCCGACGACGGCGTCATGCCGCAGACCCGGGAAGCCATCAAGCACGCCAAGGCGGCCGGGGTTCCCATCGTCGTGGCCATCAACAAGATCGACAAGCCCGATGCCAACCCGGACCGCGTGAAGCAGGAACTGGTGGTGGAAGAGGTGGTGCCGGAAGAATTCGGCGGCGACTCGCCCTTCGTGCCCGTGTCGGCCAAGACCGGCCAGGGCATCGATGCCCTGCTGGAACAGGTGCTGCTGCAGGCCGAAGTGCTGGAGCTCAAGGCCCCGGTCGATGCCATGGCCAAGGGCCTGGTCATCGAGGCCAAGCTGGACAAGGGCCGCGGTCCGGTCGCCACCGTGCTGGTGCAGACCGGCACGCTCAAGACCGGCGACGTGGTGCTGGCCGGCCAGACCTATGGCCGCGTGCGCGCCATGCTGGACGAAAACGGCAAGCCGATCAAGTCGGCCGGGCCGTCCATTCCGGTGGAAATCCAGGGCCTGACCGAAGTACCGCAGGCGGGTGACGAGTTCATGGTGCTGTCCGACGAGCGCCGTGCGCGCGAGATCGCGACCTACCGGGCCGGCAAGTTCCGCAATACCAAGCTGGCCAAGCAGCAGGCCGCCAAGCTGGAAAACATGTTCACCGACATCTCCGCCGGCGAAGTCAAGACGGTGCCCATCATCGTCAAGGCCGACGTGCAGGGCTCGCAGGAAGCGCTGGCCGCCTCGCTGCTCAAGCTCTCGACCGAGGAGGTCAAGGTGCAGCTGGTCTATGCCGCCGTCGGTGGCATCAGCGAGTCCGACGTCAACCTGGCGATCGCCTCCAAGGCCATCATCATCGGCTTCAACACCCGGGCGGATGCCGGGGCGCGCAAGCTGGCCGAAGGCAACGATGTGGAGATCCGCTACTACAACATCATCTACGACGCCGTCGATGAGTTGAAAGCGGCCATGTCGGGCATGCTGGCACCGGAGAAACGCGAAGAGGTCATCGGCATGGCCGAGATCCGGACCGTGTTCGTCGCCTCCAAGATCGGCACGGTGGCTGGTTGTATGGTCACCGCCGGTTATGTCACCCGCAGCGCGCATTTCCGCCTGCTGCGCGACAACGTGGTCATCTACACGGGCGAGCTGGACTCCCTCAAGCGCATGAAGGACGATGTGCGCGAGGTCAAGGAAGGCTTCGAGTGCGGTATCAAGCTCAAGAATTACAACGACATCAAGGAAAACGATCAGCTCGAGTTCTTCGAGGTCAAAGAGATCGCCCGTACGCTGTAA
- the rimP gene encoding ribosome maturation factor RimP, protein MTLQQIVEQTVTGFGYDLVEIDRSAGGLLRVTIDLPWDPQAGERFVNVEDCEKVTRQLQYALEVDGIEYKRLEVSSPGIDRPLRHEKDFERFAGQVVDITLKAPMGAAAAGQVSANRKKFRGTLERVNAADGSMGWQIVWSDAPAPKPGQKVSKKREAPPLQALGFTLDELREARLAPIVSFKGRDAATGH, encoded by the coding sequence TTGACACTGCAGCAAATCGTCGAACAGACCGTGACCGGTTTCGGTTACGACCTGGTGGAGATCGACCGCTCCGCCGGGGGATTGCTGCGCGTGACGATCGACCTGCCCTGGGATCCTCAGGCAGGCGAACGTTTCGTCAACGTCGAGGACTGCGAGAAGGTCACACGCCAGCTGCAGTATGCGCTGGAAGTCGATGGCATCGAATACAAGCGGCTCGAGGTGTCCTCGCCGGGTATCGATCGCCCGCTGCGACACGAAAAGGATTTCGAGCGTTTTGCCGGCCAGGTGGTCGACATCACGCTCAAGGCGCCGATGGGTGCGGCAGCGGCCGGCCAGGTCAGCGCCAACCGCAAGAAATTCCGCGGCACGCTCGAACGCGTGAACGCTGCCGACGGCAGCATGGGCTGGCAGATCGTCTGGAGCGACGCGCCGGCACCCAAGCCCGGACAGAAGGTGAGCAAGAAGCGTGAAGCCCCGCCGTTGCAGGCGCTGGGTTTCACACTGGACGAATTGCGCGAGGCGCGTCTGGCGCCGATCGTGAGCTTCAAGGGCCGCGATGCGGCCACAGGTCATTGA
- a CDS encoding ABC transporter ATP-binding protein: MPELLLDVHGLSVAFAGKEVVRGLDFQIAPGEKVALVGESGSGKTVTALSLLRLLPEAAVSGAARFQGSEGAADLLTLPERELRGVRGRDIAMIFQEPMTALNPLYTIGDQITEVLQLKLGLDRGAALARAIQLLADTGIPEPAQRVAAYPHQLSGGQRQRAMIAMALACQPRLLLADEPTTALDVALRGQILDLLDGLQEKHGMAVLMITHDLNLVRRFASRVIVMEGGRIVEQGPVAEVFARPQHPYTRSLIDSRPVRDVQEVPQLAGAPALMQARGLRVGYPVPIPGLRGWFRRGEFVAVQGASFSIPPGHTLGVIGESGSGKSTLALAALGLLPFRGELQVDGQAWQGRPALDKALRRVVQVVFQDPFSSLSPRLTVEEIVGEGLTIHAPMLSKEERKAKVESALEEVGLTEVQFPGLLQRYPHEFSGGQRQRLAIARALIVEPRLIVLDEPTSALDVTIQKQVLQLLQRLQRERALSYLLITHDVDVIRAMAHEVLVMKGGDIVESGPVSVLLDAPAHPYTRTLVQAAA; the protein is encoded by the coding sequence ATGCCCGAACTTCTGCTGGATGTGCACGGCCTGAGCGTCGCCTTCGCCGGCAAGGAAGTGGTGCGCGGCCTCGATTTCCAGATCGCGCCGGGGGAGAAGGTGGCCCTGGTGGGCGAGTCCGGGTCCGGCAAGACCGTCACGGCGCTGAGCCTCTTGCGCCTGTTGCCCGAGGCTGCCGTGAGCGGCGCCGCCCGCTTCCAGGGCAGCGAGGGCGCGGCGGACCTGCTGACCCTGCCCGAGCGCGAGTTGCGCGGCGTGCGTGGCCGCGACATCGCCATGATCTTCCAGGAGCCCATGACGGCCCTGAACCCGCTGTACACCATCGGCGACCAGATCACCGAGGTGCTGCAGCTCAAGCTGGGCCTGGACCGTGGTGCGGCGCTGGCACGGGCCATCCAGCTGCTGGCCGACACCGGCATTCCGGAGCCGGCACAGCGCGTGGCGGCCTACCCGCACCAGCTCAGCGGCGGCCAGCGCCAGCGCGCCATGATCGCCATGGCCCTGGCCTGCCAGCCCAGGCTGCTGCTGGCCGATGAGCCGACCACGGCGCTGGACGTTGCCCTGCGCGGCCAGATTCTGGACTTGCTGGACGGCCTGCAGGAAAAACATGGCATGGCCGTGCTGATGATCACCCACGACCTGAACCTGGTGCGGCGTTTTGCCAGCCGGGTCATCGTGATGGAGGGCGGGCGCATCGTGGAGCAGGGGCCGGTGGCCGAGGTCTTTGCCCGTCCGCAACATCCCTACACCCGCAGCCTGATCGACAGCCGCCCGGTGCGCGACGTGCAGGAAGTGCCCCAATTGGCCGGGGCCCCGGCCCTGATGCAGGCGCGGGGGCTGCGGGTGGGCTACCCCGTGCCTATCCCCGGCCTGCGCGGCTGGTTCCGCCGCGGCGAGTTCGTGGCGGTGCAGGGGGCCAGCTTCAGCATTCCGCCCGGCCACACCCTGGGGGTGATCGGCGAATCGGGCTCGGGCAAATCGACCCTGGCCCTGGCGGCCCTGGGCCTGCTGCCGTTCCGGGGAGAACTGCAGGTGGACGGCCAGGCCTGGCAGGGCCGGCCGGCGCTGGACAAAGCCTTGCGCCGTGTGGTGCAGGTGGTGTTCCAGGACCCGTTTTCCTCGCTGTCGCCGCGCCTGACCGTCGAGGAGATCGTGGGCGAGGGGCTGACCATCCATGCGCCGATGCTCTCAAAAGAGGAGCGCAAGGCCAAGGTCGAAAGCGCGCTGGAGGAGGTGGGTTTGACCGAGGTCCAGTTCCCGGGGCTGCTGCAGCGCTACCCGCACGAGTTTTCCGGTGGCCAGCGCCAGCGCCTGGCCATTGCCCGGGCATTGATCGTCGAGCCGCGCCTGATCGTGCTGGACGAGCCCACCAGCGCGCTGGACGTGACCATCCAGAAACAGGTGCTGCAACTGCTGCAGCGCCTGCAACGCGAACGGGCCCTGAGTTACCTGCTGATCACCCACGACGTGGACGTGATCCGGGCCATGGCGCACGAGGTGCTGGTCATGAAGGGCGGCGACATCGTCGAGTCCGGCCCGGTTTCGGTTTTGCTGGACGCCCCGGCCCACCCCTACACCCGGACCCTGGTGCAGGCGGCGGCCTGA
- the nusA gene encoding transcription termination factor NusA — MNRELLMLVEAISREKNVERDVVFGAVESALAQATKKLYEGDVDIRVAIDRDSGVYETFRRWHVVPDEAGLQLPDQEILLFEAKEQIPDIEVDEYIEEAVESLPIGRIGAMAAKQVILQKIRDAEREMLLNDFMSRGEKIFVGTVKRMDKGDIIVESGRVEGRLRRGEMIPKENLRTGDRVRAMIMDVDLTLRGAPIILSRSAPEFMIELFRQEVPEIEQGLLEIKSCARDAGSRAKIAVVSHDKRVDPIGTCVGVRGTRVNAVTNELAGERVDIVLWSEDPAQFVIGALAPANVQSIVVDEEKHAMDVVVDEENLAIAIGRGGQNVRLASDLTGWKINIMDAAESAQKQADETGSLRSLFMAKLDVDEEIADILIAEGFTSLEEVAYVPLQEMLEIESFDEDTVNELRARAKDALLTMEIAREESVEEVSQDLRDLEGLTPELIAKLADGGVHTLDDLADLAVDELTEITGQSEDEAKALIMKAREHWFTNEAAAQESSS; from the coding sequence ATGAATCGCGAACTGTTGATGCTGGTGGAAGCCATTTCCCGCGAAAAGAACGTCGAACGTGACGTGGTCTTTGGTGCGGTCGAATCGGCTCTGGCGCAAGCCACCAAGAAGCTGTACGAAGGCGACGTGGACATCCGCGTGGCGATCGACCGCGACAGCGGCGTCTATGAGACCTTCCGTCGCTGGCACGTCGTTCCCGACGAGGCCGGTCTGCAACTGCCCGACCAGGAAATCCTGCTGTTCGAAGCCAAGGAGCAGATTCCCGACATCGAGGTCGACGAGTACATCGAGGAAGCCGTCGAGTCGCTGCCGATCGGCCGCATCGGCGCCATGGCTGCCAAGCAGGTCATCCTGCAGAAGATCCGTGACGCCGAGCGCGAGATGCTGCTCAACGACTTCATGTCGCGCGGCGAGAAGATCTTCGTGGGCACCGTCAAGCGCATGGACAAGGGCGACATCATTGTCGAGTCCGGCCGGGTCGAAGGCCGCCTGCGCCGCGGCGAGATGATCCCCAAGGAAAACCTGCGCACCGGCGACCGCGTGCGCGCCATGATCATGGATGTGGACCTGACGCTGCGCGGTGCCCCCATCATCCTGTCGCGCTCGGCCCCCGAGTTCATGATCGAGCTGTTCCGCCAGGAAGTGCCCGAGATCGAGCAGGGCCTGCTGGAGATCAAGTCCTGCGCCCGTGACGCCGGTTCGCGCGCCAAGATCGCCGTGGTGTCGCATGACAAGCGCGTCGACCCCATCGGCACCTGCGTCGGCGTGCGCGGTACCCGTGTGAATGCCGTGACCAACGAGCTCGCCGGCGAGCGCGTGGACATCGTGCTGTGGAGCGAAGACCCGGCCCAGTTCGTGATCGGTGCGCTGGCCCCGGCCAATGTGCAGTCCATCGTGGTGGATGAAGAGAAGCACGCGATGGACGTGGTGGTGGACGAGGAAAACCTGGCCATCGCCATCGGCCGCGGCGGCCAGAACGTGCGCCTGGCGTCCGACCTGACCGGCTGGAAGATCAACATCATGGACGCGGCCGAATCGGCCCAGAAGCAGGCCGATGAAACCGGCTCGCTGCGCTCGCTGTTCATGGCCAAGCTCGATGTGGACGAGGAGATCGCCGACATCCTGATCGCCGAAGGCTTCACCAGCCTGGAAGAAGTGGCCTACGTGCCCCTCCAGGAGATGCTGGAGATCGAGTCCTTCGACGAAGACACCGTCAACGAACTGCGTGCCCGTGCCAAGGACGCCCTGCTGACGATGGAGATCGCGCGTGAGGAAAGCGTCGAGGAAGTGTCGCAGGATCTGCGCGACCTCGAAGGCCTCACGCCCGAACTGATCGCCAAGCTGGCCGACGGCGGCGTGCATACGCTGGATGACCTGGCCGACCTCGCGGTCGACGAGCTCACCGAGATCACCGGCCAGTCCGAGGACGAGGCCAAAGCCCTGATCATGAAGGCGCGCGAACATTGGTTCACCAATGAAGCCGCTGCTCAAGAGTCATCGTCATGA